A single window of Flavobacterium sp. 140616W15 DNA harbors:
- a CDS encoding PfkB family carbohydrate kinase: MNKLLIVGTVAFDAIETPFGKTDKILGGAATYIGLSASFFNLQSAIVSVVGDDFPQEHLDLLKSRNIDISGLEIVEGGKTFFWSGLYHNDLNSRDTLATELNVLADFQPKVPQNFKDSDVVMLGNLHPLVQSSVLDQMESKPKLVVLDTMNFWMDCALPELLDVIKRVDVITINDEEARQLSGEYSLVKAAAKIHTLGPKYVVIKKGEHGALLFHDKEVFFAPALPLEDVFDPTGAGDTFAGGFAGFITQSENISYTNMKNAVIYGSNLASFCVEKFGTERMVALDKNEVVARLKQFKSLTQFDIEL, from the coding sequence ATGAATAAATTACTGATTGTCGGAACGGTTGCTTTCGATGCGATTGAAACCCCTTTTGGGAAAACAGATAAAATATTAGGTGGTGCAGCGACATATATTGGTTTGTCGGCATCGTTTTTCAACCTACAATCGGCTATTGTTTCTGTAGTTGGAGATGATTTTCCTCAAGAACATTTAGATTTGTTAAAGTCAAGAAATATTGATATTTCTGGATTAGAAATTGTAGAAGGTGGAAAAACTTTCTTTTGGAGTGGACTTTATCATAACGACCTTAATTCAAGAGATACGCTAGCAACAGAACTTAATGTATTGGCAGATTTTCAACCTAAAGTTCCACAAAACTTCAAGGATTCTGATGTTGTAATGCTAGGAAACTTGCATCCTTTGGTACAAAGTAGTGTTTTGGATCAAATGGAGTCAAAACCAAAATTAGTAGTTTTGGATACAATGAACTTTTGGATGGATTGTGCTTTGCCAGAATTACTAGATGTTATAAAACGTGTTGATGTAATTACAATCAATGATGAAGAAGCGAGACAACTTTCGGGAGAATATTCATTAGTTAAAGCAGCAGCAAAGATTCATACACTTGGGCCAAAATATGTGGTAATCAAGAAAGGAGAACATGGAGCATTGTTATTTCATGATAAAGAGGTGTTTTTTGCACCAGCATTGCCTTTAGAAGATGTCTTTGATCCAACAGGAGCAGGAGATACTTTTGCAGGAGGATTTGCAGGATTTATTACACAGAGTGAAAATATTTCATACACTAATATGAAGAACGCTGTGATTTATGGATCGAATTTAGCTTCTTTTTGTGTAGAGAAATTCGGAACAGAAAGAATGGTAGCATTAGATAAAAACGAAGTAGTGGCTAGATTGAAACAATTTAAATCACTAACTCAGTTTGATATAGAACTATAA
- a CDS encoding amidophosphoribosyltransferase, with amino-acid sequence MSDALKHECGIALVRLLKPLEFYKEKYGTAFYGIEKMYLMMEKQHNRGQDGAGFASIKLDVEPGQRYISRVRSNHSQPIRDVFAQINDRINEEMAAHPEYAGNVALQKENIPYIGELFLGHVRYGTFGKNSIESVHPFLRQSNWMHRNLILAGNFNMTNVKELFENLVELGQHPKEMADTVTVMEKIGHFLDKEVMALYQDCKEEGYSKRDASPVIADRLDIGKILMRSAKNLDGGYAMAGLLGHGDAFVFRDPAGIRPAYFYQDDEVVVVASERPVIQTVFNVPFDSVQEIEPGNALIIKKSGKVSMEEILTPTVKKACSFERIYFSRGSDAEIYQERKNLGRLILPAVLNSIDSDTDNTVFSYIPNTAETSFYGLVEAAQDFLNQRKNNYIIANRNTLTADTLQELLAVKIRTEKVAIKDAKLRTFITEDSSRDGLVAHVYDVTYGVIKPTDNLVIIDDSIVRGTTLKMSIIKMMDRLNPKRIVIVSSAPQIRFPDCYGIDMAKLEGLVAFRAALELLKERNLYHIVDEVYAKCKAQENYLDTDVVNYVTAIYAPFEPQEVSDKIAEMLSSPEIKAEVKIIFQTVEDLHIACPKNLGDWYFTGDYPTPGGNRVVNRAFMNFYEGKDARAY; translated from the coding sequence ATGAGCGACGCTTTAAAACACGAATGTGGTATAGCTTTGGTTAGACTTCTTAAACCGCTTGAATTTTACAAAGAAAAATACGGAACAGCTTTTTATGGGATAGAGAAAATGTATCTTATGATGGAAAAGCAACATAACCGTGGACAAGATGGTGCTGGTTTTGCAAGCATCAAATTAGATGTTGAGCCAGGACAACGATATATAAGTAGAGTTCGTTCAAATCACTCACAACCTATACGTGACGTTTTTGCTCAAATAAACGACCGTATCAATGAAGAAATGGCTGCACATCCTGAATATGCTGGAAACGTTGCACTTCAAAAAGAAAATATTCCATATATAGGAGAGCTGTTTTTAGGACATGTTCGTTATGGAACTTTTGGAAAAAATAGCATAGAAAGTGTACATCCTTTTTTACGTCAGAGTAACTGGATGCATCGTAATCTTATATTGGCAGGTAATTTTAACATGACTAATGTTAAAGAGCTTTTCGAAAATTTGGTTGAACTTGGGCAGCATCCTAAAGAAATGGCGGATACAGTTACCGTTATGGAAAAAATTGGTCACTTTCTTGATAAAGAAGTAATGGCATTATATCAGGATTGTAAAGAAGAAGGATACTCAAAAAGAGATGCTTCGCCTGTTATTGCAGATCGATTAGATATTGGAAAAATATTAATGCGTTCAGCTAAAAACTTAGATGGAGGATACGCAATGGCTGGATTATTAGGTCATGGTGATGCATTTGTTTTTAGAGATCCAGCTGGGATTCGTCCAGCTTATTTTTATCAAGATGATGAGGTTGTAGTTGTAGCATCAGAGAGACCAGTTATTCAAACTGTTTTTAATGTACCATTTGATAGCGTTCAGGAAATTGAGCCAGGAAATGCGTTAATCATTAAAAAAAGTGGAAAAGTTTCGATGGAAGAAATTTTAACACCTACAGTTAAAAAAGCATGTTCATTTGAAAGAATTTATTTTTCAAGAGGAAGTGATGCCGAAATATATCAAGAACGTAAAAATTTAGGTAGATTAATTTTGCCTGCAGTTTTAAATTCAATTGATAGCGATACAGACAACACCGTTTTTTCTTACATCCCTAATACGGCCGAAACTTCTTTTTATGGTTTAGTTGAAGCTGCTCAGGATTTCTTGAATCAGAGAAAAAATAATTATATAATAGCAAATAGAAATACGCTTACTGCAGATACATTGCAAGAACTGCTTGCTGTAAAAATACGTACAGAGAAAGTAGCTATTAAAGATGCTAAATTAAGAACCTTTATTACAGAGGATAGTAGTCGTGATGGCTTAGTTGCTCACGTATACGATGTAACATATGGGGTTATAAAACCAACAGATAACTTAGTTATTATTGATGATAGTATTGTTCGTGGAACTACGCTTAAGATGAGCATCATAAAAATGATGGATCGTTTAAATCCAAAACGAATTGTAATTGTATCATCAGCTCCGCAAATTCGTTTTCCAGATTGTTATGGAATCGATATGGCAAAGTTGGAAGGATTGGTTGCTTTTAGAGCTGCTTTAGAATTGTTAAAAGAACGTAATTTATATCATATAGTAGACGAGGTTTATGCTAAGTGTAAAGCGCAGGAGAATTATTTAGACACAGATGTTGTAAATTATGTTACTGCAATTTATGCGCCATTTGAACCACAAGAAGTTTCGGATAAGATCGCAGAAATGTTAAGTTCGCCAGAGATTAAAGCTGAAGTAAAAATCATATTCCAAACAGTAGAAGATTTGCATATTGCATGTCCTAAGAACCTTGGGGATTGGTACTTTACAGGTGATTATCCGACTCCAGGAGGGAATAGAGTAGTGAATCGAGCTTTTATGAATTTCTACGAAGGAAAAGACGCTAGAGCGTATTAA
- a CDS encoding superoxide dismutase — MAFELPQLPYAYDALEPHIDARTMEIHHTKHHNAYTTNLNAAIASTDLEGKTIENILINLDKKNAAVRNNGGGYYNHNLFWTVMSPNGGGLPTGDLLAAIEASFGTFEEFKAKFAKAGATQFGSGWAWLCVVKGGKLDVCGTPNQDNPLMPEVGCEGTPILGMDVWEHAYYLNYQNRRPDYIEAFFSVINWTEVARRFALDK, encoded by the coding sequence ATGGCTTTCGAATTACCACAATTACCTTATGCGTATGACGCATTAGAACCACATATTGATGCTCGTACAATGGAAATCCACCACACAAAACATCATAATGCATACACTACTAATCTTAATGCAGCAATTGCTAGTACAGATTTAGAAGGTAAAACAATAGAAAACATCCTAATCAATTTAGATAAAAAAAACGCTGCAGTTCGTAACAATGGCGGTGGATATTACAACCACAACTTATTCTGGACAGTAATGTCACCAAACGGTGGTGGATTACCTACAGGAGATCTATTAGCAGCTATCGAGGCTTCTTTTGGAACTTTTGAAGAATTCAAAGCTAAATTTGCAAAAGCTGGCGCTACTCAATTTGGTTCAGGATGGGCTTGGTTATGCGTAGTTAAAGGAGGAAAGTTAGATGTTTGCGGAACACCAAACCAAGACAATCCATTAATGCCTGAAGTAGGTTGCGAAGGAACTCCAATCTTAGGAATGGATGTTTGGGAACATGCTTACTACTTAAACTACCAAAACAGAAGACCTGATTATATTGAAGCTTTTTTCAGTGTAATTAACTGGACTGAAGTTGCAAGAAGATTCGCTTTAGACAAGTAA